TTTCTTTTAATAAAGTTTGTTTGCAATACACCATCTCCATTGTGTTTATTTCATTGTATTCATAAAATTGATCATATCTGCATTTATTTTACTAGCTAATGAATTGTAGTGTGGCCTCTAATTATTGTGGCTGTCTATTCTGTTGCTGCGGGTTCTCCATTGCATCATCACTGTGGGGATGAGATGGGTTGTCCATGATGGCCATCAGCTACTCTCAGCCTCCTTCTCCAAGCTGTCCAGCATGATCCCCAGCAGAGAACTCAcctttgatgaagaaagtgtctTGTTCGTCTTCATTAACGGAGACTTAAGTTCAgttctgtatttttgtattcttaTAAGTGACTAGATGTATTAttgatctgcagattgggagagaaaacagacctctgacaataaatgacggcacaacaccaggcttaggtctcaatcatgtttCCCAGCTTCAAAGGTCGGGGGAACGTGTTTTATAGGGTGAAATAAATTCAACATGGATATTGATAGTCAGGTATTAATGGTGTTACaacagtcacagagaaagattcccagctcccagcccatgaccactcagggcagagagagatcataggtGGAGCTCTCCCCGCCATCACAAGGGACGTTCACCCAGTACTTTCTCGTGACCCTGAACATCTATTCAACCTGACTACACACTATCTACTCTTATCAATAACAAACTCACATGACAACATACtaagtatccaatgactagttctattgatttgtGAAAGTTGTATTGATTAGTGTATAACTTAAGTACATGGGAAATCCCATACATGCAtgtacagtgagacagacacagtgaTGCAATGTGTGTCCAAGTTAGGACTGTAATTGGAAtgcttcaagttcaagtcttttatttgtcaggtacacagaacaacacaaggtcagactgggcactgaaattcttaagacaagacaacgcaagcacctggcataacatataagtacacagatcATAATTTACATCTATGCTGAGCTTAAATAAGTGAAACTTTCTAAATATGCAGATAGCAATAAATAATCGATTATACTAACCCTAATACTAAAacttcctaaatatacagataacaataaataatacacCATACTAACCCTAAATGCACATAATACCTATTACAACCCTATAACCTATTCTAACCTAGGTGGAGTACAGTACAATAGTGCAAAATTGCAGATCAGTGACTATGTCAATGACCATACAGGAGCCTGGTGGCGAAGTACAGTGAGGTACAGTAGTGCAGTGttactgatagtgcaaccagtactgaaagtgacagtgtataAGTGACTAGTGTGCAGTGAATCAATGTCCATAtcagtgtccattcagaagcctgatggcccttgggtAGAAACTattgtccagtctgcgtgtgcgcgACCGGATGCTGCGGTAACGCCTGCCAGAAAGCAACGGGGTaaagagactgaaggatgggtgggaacagtctcttagaatcctgccagctttcctgaggcaacgtgtgtggtaggtgtcctgtagggctgggagcttcctgccgatgatgaactcagcagaacgGACCGCAATtcgtagggccttgcggtccctgtctgtgcagctcccataccacactgtaatgcaaccagtcagaatgctctctatagtgcatctgtaaaagttagtgaggatgactgagtccataccaaacttcttcagtcacctcaggaagaagaggcgtttaCGGACCGCattgaccaccttgtccgtgtgaACAGACCAGATGAGGTcgttgctgatgttcaccccgaggaacttGAAGCAGTTGACCTTCTCCACTTCAGATCCGTTGATGagtaggggtgcatgctcctcctcctgccgcctcctatagtccacaatcatctccttggtcttgctgatgttgagagagaggttattgtcctggtaccatgatgtcagggtgtcaacctcctctctgtaggctgactcgtcactgtcagagatgaggcccacgatggttgtttcgtcagcaaacttaacaaggaggttggaGCTGTGCGTTGCCGCACAGTCGTGAGtgaacaaggagaacaggagagggctgagcacacagccctggggggtgcctgtgttggtgatcagtaCGGAGGAGGTGCGGTCAccgattctcaccacctgtggcctccccgtcaggaagtgtaagatccacttgcagagggaggtgctcagtcccaggtccacaagcttggagaccagtctggaggggatgatggtgttgaatgctgagctgtagtcaatgaacagcatcctcacatacgtattccctttgtccaggtgggagagagcggtgtgcatagtcagagcgatggcatcgtctgtagacctgttggaccggtatgcaaactgcatagggtccagggtggggggcagcgaGGAGCAGATGAATGATTTGACTAGCCGCTCAAAGCACTTAATAACACCCATTGGAAATGCCAGTCCTAGGAATTAATGACTGCATCTTTTGTTATGAACTGCATCATTTCAACATATTTGtgaaataataaaacacaatgcCTGCCTTTTCCCTCCCACATGAACAACATAGGCCATACTTATGTAAAATGAGCTGGTTTTGGATTGTGTTGGAAGGTTTAGCATCTATAGCTCCAAGAGGAAAGTTTAGTAGTTTTATTACAAATAATTTAAAGCTTAATGTATGCCAGTAGTGCTTCAAAGTATTGGGTGGTATAGTCTCATACATTTTCGTGCGTATGTTACTCGTGTGTACCTGCTACTCGGAGCAGGTACACATTTGAACAGTAGATGGCGTAGTTCTGCCAATTTAGTGGAATTTAATCTGAACCCAGATAACGATGTTACACATACAATAcattcataaaaataaaaaaaggacaaTGATTACGTTTTTTGGGGTCTCAAAACATCCAACTTCATCCATTTTCAAAATCAATGTTGAATTAAACCGAACGCCAACGGATGGCCGCAGTGGGCAACGCTCTTAGCGTAGAAAATGTTACGCCTTTGCAAACAGAATTTACGTAGCCTGCCTACTCCCGCCCACATGAAAGTCATTAGCATACATTGTTGATATCCAGAATTCAATtctggatatcaagaattcgaattgttgatatccaaaatgcaattcttgatatccaaaattcgaattgttgatatccaaaatgcaattcttgatatccaaaattcgaattgatgatatccaaaatgcaattcttgatatccaaaatgggaattcttgatatccaaaatgcaattcttgatatccaaaatgggaattcttgatatccaaaattgaattcttgatatccaaaattcgaaTTTTTGATATCAAGAATTCATTGGTTAAATGATAAAACGGCTTGCCATAgacaaatggttccattgacaagaccatagtgatctgtgtgttttgtcgttgtgaacttaGTTATCAtggcagcacgtccagtctgaaataccacttgatggccaagcacacagctgatgcgaattctccgccccctcgtcaaagccaggcaattgcaatgttttcaatttaaaaaaaaaacatttgcacgaAGCAAGCCGATCCACTTTTTTCATGtttcatgttgataagagcattacaATGAGAACAAATAATGGgccaaaaagaaatcaagggacatttagaatagataaaaatgtgtcattaactatgacattaatgcgattaaatattttaatcgtttgacagcactagtaaCTATTTTACAATAACTAATGTGTGTGACATGCATGGATTCATTCAAATGCTGGTTCCTTACTCATTACCACCAAGGGAATATGGACTTTCTCGCTCTACATGCCAAAAGCTGAGATAAACAAAACATCTGCTGACTTGAGCTAAATTACCCAACTTTCACATATAGATGAAGGGCCATTGTGGAATTATAGCTATTGCTAAATTACTGCATTAACTGACATGTTAAGCTGTAGTCTTGATATCTGATTTCTGTCCATTCACCTTGGTTGACTTCTTTAACCTTTACAGATCACATCTTTCGGGCTGTTCAGaattcatgttgttttttttaaccttAGTTTGGGAGATCTTTATGTACAATTTCCTTCAATAGCTTCTGATTCCATGCTGACAGCCCTGAAGCCTGGTGGCCCAAAGTCTCAATTGAACACAGGTCAACCTGGTCTAACCTGTTTCTCCCTTTTGTAACTGTGAAGAACTTCTTTATGATTGGTTCATGCTCAGACCATTTCTAATGATTCCATCTTCTTCCCTATGCTCCAATTTCATCCAGTGTTTACACGGGTCTCACCTACTCATCACGGTTTAAAAACAATGACAAAGGGAATGATAATCGTTacaggggcctgttgcacaaaagtagaattaagacatccgggataaatgactcagctgagctcaatgaagccaaaacatgtgcgtccaggcttaattggttgcacaaagaccaagccaggatgagcagacacggattcattaagccaggtgaaaccaatcctggataggtgcgcgctcacggctcactcaaatagaccccgccacagatcacagattaactgatttaccatggcaactagagccgcgtacttttccccgtcggaagcacaaatcctcatggaggcatacgaggaggtaaaagatataattaagaagaaaggcaacaccgccacagtgataaagcaaagagaaaaagcgtggcaaagtattgcagaccgcctgaatgcgtaagtagtgcacaattacatactcaccgctccgctgaaacatcacaattacaattcaaatatttaattcacatctccaaaaatgcagttgtactgtaattatgaaacggttaaattttttattgaaatgcactgcagatatgagtgaaattgtgtaaagtaactccatcacactgtataaagctatgataaattttttgatatttttactgaaaacaagacaaaaataccaagtaattttttgcagtgtgactccattaaatatgtgtgtgtgtgtgtagattaaacatgaacgggccaaaacggacatggcagcaggtcaaaatcaaatacaagaacattctgcagaatggtatggtccctgactaatatttaacaaagcacaagcatatattgtacccagaaggtgcctgctcacacattgtctgtactgttttagcagtgaaaaagaatacccacagacaaggcacgggtggtgggtcaccaaaggctgaccttaccccagcagaggacatggccttggagctaaataaaggcaggcccgtcttagaggggatccctggggggaaagagacgagcataggttcctcccaagatgccacccgcttcattcaaggtatgtccttccatctctacatgggatacaaccacattcatattgaatcaatttggactgtctgactttggtttacctattgccttgcagtgtctggcagcactgtgttcctgttagagccaccagcacaagcaccagacgatgctgatccagtgagtactccatcaaaggcatactgtaggcctggcatgtcttgtctactagcttcaatatgaatccgattaaatgtgatagggtgaaggccccagtgcagcagcaacagcacatgatggagacgatgatgaggaggagaccatctctctggattccagaaggcatgaggtatcatgttaagactgtgaaagtactatttactctacaatggtgaggagtcctcatcaaaatcaaaaaatctaatttcttttacaggacccagatgctatacagtgggaaaaccagcctggcaacatagtgcgtattaataaaaggacaccacatcctgccaaattccagctgcgctaattgtattgtgttcacagagctcacaagctatcagaaagttgtatggcaaccacctccggcgccaaatagaactggcagacatagacattcagtacaagaagaaaaagatggaaaatcttgcactggagtccgaaataaaaaagaggacaattaggaaactggaccttgaaataaaaaaacttgagagggaggtgagatatgccttcaatgtacactgtatgctaactgtaacacaaatgtattaatcattatttttctttcctcccccagctccaagaagatgacacagctgaaaataaaaattaggtatattctcgtaaagtcaagtgagccatgacatatgagctcttattgtgagcacacaggacggtggcatctttctaaggttttttttattttcccagcaatcagtacaaccaagtcatcgttataaggcatcgccctcttttgcccacccccccagcaccaggtgtggccactagcctatatgaaggcccaaaattgtgtgttcctttctgctctgacaatggcatgcccattcgtgcgagatgtggtggatgaagaagcacttgtgctgaggagagccttcaggcgagaaagggtcttcagggaccggttggacccactggccttccctgatgaccatctatatgaaagatacaggttttctgcagatggcatcaggtatctatgcagactactgggtcccaggattaagcaccgcactgcacggagccatgcactgagtgtggagcaaatggtttgtgtggccttgcgcttttttgctagtggagccttcctgtactcagtgggggatgcagaacagctgaacaaggccacaatttgccgcacaataaggagtgtgtgtctggctatcaaagcattagcagatgtcttcatctccttccctggccacagaagactctgtgacatcaaagaggagttctataggattgcaggtaagaggatctacaaattacaggacaactgttaacacatagtaggatactcattactttgtgtgacaggtttccccaatgtcattggtgcagtggactgcacacacataaggataaaagccccctcaggtgcccatgaggccgattttgtgaataggaaatcctttcacagcattaatgttcaggtgaacataactttttgatattgtccattgacgaacactctgcattgccagtgatgtgcattgattggtgtaatattcctcatcttatgatttcagatggtctgcaatgctgactgtgtgatcagcaatgttgtggcaaaatggcctggctcagtccatgactccagaatctttcgggcctctgaaatctatcagtgcctatcacaaggtaagccacacaacccctatttataaccatcatggctgtgtcaagaatatcactgtgtttatgacgtagtaatgatgagattttgtgttgacaggtgaattctctggtgtgttgctgggagacagggggtatggctgccagccttttctcctgacacctttcacagacccccaggaagcacagcaggcctacaaccatgcccatgccaggaccagggccagagttgaaatgacctttggcctcctgaaggcacgctttcactgccttcacaaattaagggtcagccctgttagggcatgtgatattactgtggcttgtgctgtcctccacaatgtggcctgcctgaggaaggagagggcccccagagtgccaccagccatggactgggacaatccggcaatcttccctgatgacgacagtggtcggctgctgagggaccaatatgtgttgaattattttagttagtatgtgtgctttcaattttggttaaatatgtcctgcggtggcagaggaatttgggtttttttgggttcgtttttttacgaatttggcctcttatgatgtttgtgcggtatactgtgtgtaatacaaggctgcagggaggctactgcatccattcatttgtctgttcagttgatgtgtatggatttgtcctgcatttattttagtgtgcagacatgcagggtgtgttatatacagacctttgaatgtgtatgtatcattttgtataatatgcttggattctgtgctttccatcttgtagagtcactgtgacttcagtttcgaaaggagctgatggtttacctgctttgttttgtccttattcaataaaggaacataatgttacacattgtgtttttatattcatatggaatgtgtatttgtttatatgacagagtactagggccacactgaagaaaaaggataaagtcataaatttatgaggctggttctttctgcagaaaagctacatattgtttttacagttttgatacttatgacaatgtgatacttaatattctggcacatcagcatgtctttgtttatgaaaccatactgaagtacaatttcacgaaatgccccacatctgtcattttaacaactgtcctcctttaaaacaactggttacaatattatgacttgtgtttttttcccctctgtggccctaatattctatcattttatatatagccttatagtctatgggaaactgtaaattatctaatgatagcaacatcatctaaaaatcattttttatccaaaatcattgaaattaatgatcacaaacgtttaaataatgacagtgggtctagttatatgtgataacaatgtatagtgagcagtgaaataactattggtttccatttgtggtga
This window of the Osmerus mordax isolate fOsmMor3 chromosome 19, fOsmMor3.pri, whole genome shotgun sequence genome carries:
- the LOC136963447 gene encoding putative nuclease HARBI1 isoform X1, translated to MATRAAYFSPSEAQILMEAYEEVKDIIKKKGNTATVIKQREKAWQSIADRLNALNMNGPKRTWQQVKIKYKNILQNAVKKNTHRQGTGGGSPKADLTPAEDMALELNKGRPVLEGIPGGKETSIGSSQDATRFIQVSGSTVFLLEPPAQAPDDADPGEGPSAAATAHDGDDDEEETISLDSRRHEDPDAIQWENQPGNISSQAIRKLYGNHLRRQIELADIDIQYKKKKMENLALESEIKKRTIRKLDLEIKKLERELQEDDTADDHLYERYRFSADGIRYLCRLLGPRIKHRTARSHALSVEQMVCVALRFFASGAFLYSVGDAEQLNKATICRTIRSVCLAIKALADVFISFPGHRRLCDIKEEFYRIAGFPNVIGAVDCTHIRIKAPSGAHEADFVNRKSFHSINVQMVCNADCVISNVVAKWPGSVHDSRIFRASEIYQCLSQGEFSGVLLGDRGYGCQPFLLTPFTDPQEAQQAYNHAHARTRARVEMTFGLLKARFHCLHKLRVSPVRACDITVACAVLHNVACLRKERAPRVPPAMDWDNPAIFPDDDSGRLLRDQYVLNYFS
- the LOC136963447 gene encoding putative nuclease HARBI1 isoform X2, whose amino-acid sequence is MATRAAYFSPSEAQILMEAYEEVKDIIKKKGNTATVIKQREKAWQSIADRLNALNMNGPKRTWQQVKIKYKNILQNAVKKNTHRQGTGGGSPKADLTPAEDMALELNKGRPVLEGIPGGKETSIGSSQDATRFIQVSGSTVFLLEPPAQAPDDADPGEGPSAAATAHDGDDDEEETISLDSRRHEDPDAIQWENQPGNISSQAIRKLYGNHLRRQIELADIDIQYKKKKMENLALESEIKKRTIRKLDLEIKKLERELQEDDTADDHLYERYRFSADGIRYLCRLLGPRIKHRTARSHALSVEQMVCVALRFFASGAFLYSVGDAEQLNKATICRTIRSVCLAIKALADVFISFPGHRRLCDIKEEFYRIAVDCTHIRIKAPSGAHEADFVNRKSFHSINVQMVCNADCVISNVVAKWPGSVHDSRIFRASEIYQCLSQGEFSGVLLGDRGYGCQPFLLTPFTDPQEAQQAYNHAHARTRARVEMTFGLLKARFHCLHKLRVSPVRACDITVACAVLHNVACLRKERAPRVPPAMDWDNPAIFPDDDSGRLLRDQYVLNYFS
- the LOC136963447 gene encoding uncharacterized protein isoform X3, which produces MATRAAYFSPSEAQILMEAYEEVKDIIKKKGNTATVIKQREKAWQSIADRLNALNMNGPKRTWQQVKIKYKNILQNAVKKNTHRQGTGGGSPKADLTPAEDMALELNKGRPVLEGIPGGKETSIGSSQDATRFIQVSGSTVFLLEPPAQAPDDADPGEGPSAAATAHDGDDDEEETISLDSRRHEDPDAIQWENQPGNISSQAIRKLYGNHLRRQIELADIDIQYKKKKMENLALESEIKKRTIRKLDLEIKKLERELQEDDTADDHLYERYRFSADGISGAFLYSVGDAEQLNKATICRTIRSVCLAIKALADVFISFPGHRRLCDIKEEFYRIAGFPNVIGAVDCTHIRIKAPSGAHEADFVNRKSFHSINVQMVCNADCVISNVVAKWPGSVHDSRIFRASEIYQCLSQGEFSGVLLGDRGYGCQPFLLTPFTDPQEAQQAYNHAHARTRARVEMTFGLLKARFHCLHKLRVSPVRACDITVACAVLHNVACLRKERAPRVPPAMDWDNPAIFPDDDSGRLLRDQYVLNYFS